The Agreia sp. COWG nucleotide sequence TCCGGCGAGAAGCTGCCGATTTCGACCAGGTCGTCGTCGAGGCCCGCCGAGGCCATGGCCTCGCGCCAGCCCGTGAGCCTGTCGACGCCGGGCGGCATGTCCTGGGGCCCGGCCACGGTGGCGATGCGTCTGCGGCCGAGCGAGATCAGGTGCTCGGTAGCGCTTCTGGCGGCGGCGACGTTGTCGACGTCGACGAAATAGCTGTCGCCGAGCTCGGGTGTGATGGGGCGTCCGCCGAACACGATGGGCAGCTTCTGGCCGAGCTGCGTGTACGAGTGGTCGCCGGAGTGGTGCGAGACCACGAGGGCGCCGTCGACGTTGCCGCCCAGAAGATAGCGCCGGGTCTTGTCGCTCGAGCTCTCCGATGCGATCAGCAGGTTGAGCGTGTAGTCGGTGTCGTTGAGAAAAACGGCGACGCCCTGAATGACGGCTGCGAAGAAGGGATCGCTGAACACCGTCGACGGCTGCTCGGGCACGATCAGCGCGATCACGTTGGTGCGCCGGCTGGCCAGCGAGCGGGCCGCGCGGTTCGGCACATAGTTGAGCTTCTCGATGGCGGCCTGCACGACGGAGACGACCTCGGGCGAGACCTGCGTCGACCCGTTGACCACGCGCGAGACGGTGGCTCGCGAGACGCCGGCGGCGTGGGCGACCATCTCGAGGGTGGGTGCCTGGGGTGCGGGGGTCGGATGCTGCGCTTCGGCTTCGGCCGAAAGCTCGGCCTCATCGTGGTCAATCGTCATGAACGGCGCCCTTCTGACGGCTGGAAGACCAGTCTAGAAGCGTCGAGAGCGCGAAGCTGTGTGCCGACGGCCCCGACGCTCGGCGTCTGACCGATTCGCTTCCGATGCCGTTCTGCGCGGGCTACTCCGGTGAGGCCTCGGGCCGCCCTGCGAACACCGCCGCGTACGCCCGCGCGGAGTCCTTGACCGTGCGCTCCTGGGTCTCGTAGTCGACCCGCACGATGCCGAAGCGCTTGTCGTAGCCCCAGGCCCACTCGAAGTTGTCGAGCAGTGACCAGACGAAGTAGCCACGAACGTCGGCGCCCTCGGCGATGGCCTCGGCGACGGCGGCCACGTGCGCCAGGATGAACGACGCGCGCTCGGGGTCGTGCACCGCGCCGTCTTCTGACACGACGTCGTCATAGGCGGCGCCGTTCTCGGTCATGTAGAGCGGCGGCAGGTTCGGGTACTCGCGGCCGAGTCGCACCAGCAGGTGACGCAGCCCGTCGGGGTGCACCTCCCAGTCCATGGCGGTACGCGGCAGCCCGCGGCTCGGGAACGTCAGGAACTCGCTGCCGACGAAGGGTGAACTCAGCTCGCGACCGGTCTCGACCAGGTGCGGATCGATCGCGCCCTCGCCCAGCGGGTGCCCGCTCACGACGTCGTCGTGATAGTGGTTCACGCCGAGAAAGTCGATGGGGGCCGCGATGGCCTCGAGGTCGCCGTCGCGCACGATCTCGTCGAGCCGGATGCCCGCGGCCGAGAGGTCGTCGGTCACGTCGTCGGGGTAGGCGCCGAGAAGCACGGGCTCGAGGAAGATGCGGTTCATCATGCCGTCGAGGCGGCGGGCGGCATCGACGTCGGCAGCATCCGCTGTATCGGCGGCGATGGCGTTCGTGAGATTGAAGGTGATGCCGAGGTTCTGCGCCCCGAGCTCGCGGAGCCGATTCACGGCGAGACCGTGGGCGAGGTGCTGGTGGTGCACTGCCTGGATGGCTGCGAGCGGCTCGCGGCGGCCCGGGGCGTGCACGCCGGCGCCGTAGCCGAGCAGCGAAGAGCAGAAGGGCTCGTTGAATGTGGTCCAGTGCTCGACCCGGTCGCCCAGCACGGCGTACACGCCCTCGGCATAGTCGCGGAAACGGTAGGCGGTGTCGCGGTTCGCCCAGCCGCCGGTCTCTTCGACGGCCTGCGGCAGGTCCCAGTGGTAGAGCGTCAGCCAGGGCAGGATGCCGGCCCCCAGCAACTCGTCGACGAGGCGTGAGTAGAAGTCGAGCCCCCGTCGGTTGAACTCGCGGTCACCCGGCTTGATGCGTGCCCAGCTCGTCGAGAAGCGGTAGGAATCGAGGCCCAGGTCTTTCATGATCGCCACGTCGTCGGCGAAGCGGTGGTAGTGATCGACTGCTACCTCGGGGGTGTCGCCGTTGATCACGGCGTTGGGCACGCGGGCGAAAGCGTCCCAGATGGAGTCTTCTTTGCCGTCGTCGTGGGCGGCGCCCTCGATCTGCGCGGCGGCCGTGGCCGAGCCCCAGATGAAGCCGGGCGGGAATGACTCGAACGATGGGATGGCGAGCGACATGGGCTTGTGGGCTCCTCAGACTTGCGCGCAGAGAGCGCTCTCTACGCAATCTCACCACGGTAGGCGACCGCTCCCGGAGGTGTCAAACCTCGACGGGAGCGGCCGTGCCGAAGGCCGCGCCTGAGGGTGCCGCCGGAGGCGCCTACTCGCGTGGGCGCTGCGCGGGAACATTGCCCGTCTGAGGCTCGACGAGCGCCCCGAAGGTCTCGGCGGCCCGGGTGGAACCGAGCTGCAGCTGCAGCTCGCCCTCCGACTCGGCGCTCGCACCGTCTGCCTTGGCCGCCGCCGCGGCCTGGGCGTCGTCGTTGGCCTCCTGAAGCGCCGACTTCTGCCGCAGCGGGGTGGCCTTCAGGAACCAGCTGAGAACGAAGGCGATGAGCACCACGCTGAGGCTGATCCAGAAGCCCGTGACCATGGCGGTCGAGAAGCCCTCGAGGAACGGCCGCGCGAGGCGGGGGTCGATGAGGTTCAAGAACGAGGTGTCGCCGTTGAGCGCGCTGCCCAGGGTGTTCGGCTGTCCCGACTGAGCGAGCTGCATCTGCGTGAGGATGTCGACGTTCGCGGGGTTCGAGACCACGTTCGGGTCCTGACCGGCGGCCGCGATGCCGGCCACGACATCCGGCGTCGCGAACGCGTCTTGGATGGCGCCCGGCGCGCGGGAGAACACCACGGAGAAGATGACGGCGGTGCCCAGGGTTCCGCCGATCTGGCGGAAGAAGGTGGCGGCGCTCGTGGCCACACCGATGTCGCGCGGCCCGACCGAGTTCTGGCTGGCGATCGTGAGGGTCTGCATCAGCTGGCCGAGTCCGAGGCCGAGCATGAGCATGCCGCCCATGACGAAGACGACACCGCTGGTGGCGGTGGCGAACGTGAGGTAGAAGAACGCGGCCGACATGAGGAAGGTTCCGACGATCGGGAAGACCTTGTACTTACCGGTGCGCGCGATGATCTGGCCGGAGACGATCGACGCGATCATGAGGCCGACGACCATGGGGATCATGAGCAGTCCGGACTCGGTGGGCGTCGCCCCGTTGACGAT carries:
- a CDS encoding LacI family DNA-binding transcriptional regulator, whose amino-acid sequence is MTIDHDEAELSAEAEAQHPTPAPQAPTLEMVAHAAGVSRATVSRVVNGSTQVSPEVVSVVQAAIEKLNYVPNRAARSLASRRTNVIALIVPEQPSTVFSDPFFAAVIQGVAVFLNDTDYTLNLLIASESSSDKTRRYLLGGNVDGALVVSHHSGDHSYTQLGQKLPIVFGGRPITPELGDSYFVDVDNVAAARSATEHLISLGRRRIATVAGPQDMPPGVDRLTGWREAMASAGLDDDLVEIGSFSPESGADAAGRLLERDPAIDAIFFANDQMATGAYPVLRERARSIPRDIAVAGFDDDPLGRAITPTLTTVHQPSLELGAGMAAALVRLIAGERIERATIMPTSLVVRQSTGG
- a CDS encoding glycoside hydrolase family 1 protein translates to MSLAIPSFESFPPGFIWGSATAAAQIEGAAHDDGKEDSIWDAFARVPNAVINGDTPEVAVDHYHRFADDVAIMKDLGLDSYRFSTSWARIKPGDREFNRRGLDFYSRLVDELLGAGILPWLTLYHWDLPQAVEETGGWANRDTAYRFRDYAEGVYAVLGDRVEHWTTFNEPFCSSLLGYGAGVHAPGRREPLAAIQAVHHQHLAHGLAVNRLRELGAQNLGITFNLTNAIAADTADAADVDAARRLDGMMNRIFLEPVLLGAYPDDVTDDLSAAGIRLDEIVRDGDLEAIAAPIDFLGVNHYHDDVVSGHPLGEGAIDPHLVETGRELSSPFVGSEFLTFPSRGLPRTAMDWEVHPDGLRHLLVRLGREYPNLPPLYMTENGAAYDDVVSEDGAVHDPERASFILAHVAAVAEAIAEGADVRGYFVWSLLDNFEWAWGYDKRFGIVRVDYETQERTVKDSARAYAAVFAGRPEASPE